A DNA window from Prevotella intermedia ATCC 25611 = DSM 20706 contains the following coding sequences:
- a CDS encoding NADH-quinone oxidoreductase subunit C, whose amino-acid sequence MKLENKEFGFERFADEMAKLKKEQHFDYLVTIVGEDFGAEEGLGCIYILENTQTHERCSVKQIAKQVEQDHVIPSVYNLWADADLLEREVYDFYGIKFLGHPDMRRLFLRNDFVGYPLRKDYDMDPAKNMYTTDDDIELDTTTEWNLNADGRLTATTHKLFTSDEFVVNIGPQHPSTHGVLRLQTVLDGENVKRIYPHLGYIHRGIEKMCESYTYPQTLALTDRMNYLSAMMHRHALVGVIEEAMGIELSERIQYIRTIMDELQRIDNHLLYTSCCAQDLGALTGMLYGMRDREHVLNVMEEITGGRLIQNYYRIGGLQDDIDPNFVENTKKLCKYLRPMIQEYLDVFGDNVITHQRFVGIGTMDEKDCISYGVTGPAGRASGWRNDVRKHHPYAVYDKVDFEEVVMTGSDSMDRYYCHIKEMYQSLDIIEQLIDNIPEGDFYIKQKPIIKVPEGQWYFSVEGASGEFGAYLDSRGDKSPYRLKFRPMGLTLVGAMDKMLKGQKIADLVTTGAALDFVIPDIDR is encoded by the coding sequence ATGAAATTAGAAAACAAAGAGTTTGGTTTTGAGCGTTTTGCCGACGAAATGGCGAAACTGAAAAAGGAACAGCATTTCGACTACCTTGTAACAATCGTTGGAGAAGACTTCGGCGCAGAAGAAGGTCTTGGCTGTATCTATATACTTGAAAATACGCAAACCCACGAACGCTGCTCTGTAAAGCAAATAGCAAAGCAGGTGGAGCAAGACCACGTAATACCATCGGTGTACAACCTATGGGCTGACGCCGACTTGCTGGAACGTGAGGTTTACGACTTTTATGGCATAAAGTTCCTCGGACACCCCGACATGCGTCGCCTCTTCCTGAGAAACGACTTCGTGGGCTACCCACTTCGCAAGGACTACGACATGGACCCAGCGAAGAATATGTACACCACGGACGACGACATCGAGCTGGACACAACCACCGAATGGAACCTCAACGCCGACGGCAGACTGACGGCTACCACACACAAGCTGTTCACAAGCGATGAATTTGTGGTGAACATCGGCCCTCAGCACCCATCAACCCACGGTGTATTGCGCCTGCAGACCGTGCTCGACGGCGAGAACGTGAAGCGCATCTACCCACACCTCGGCTACATTCACCGCGGTATAGAGAAGATGTGCGAATCGTACACCTACCCTCAGACACTCGCATTGACCGACCGTATGAACTACCTCTCGGCGATGATGCACCGCCACGCATTGGTAGGCGTCATCGAAGAGGCTATGGGCATCGAGCTTTCGGAGCGCATTCAGTACATTCGTACCATTATGGACGAGTTGCAGCGCATCGACAACCACTTGCTCTACACATCGTGCTGCGCGCAGGACTTGGGCGCACTCACGGGTATGCTCTACGGTATGCGCGACCGCGAACACGTGCTGAACGTGATGGAGGAGATAACGGGCGGACGACTGATTCAGAACTATTACAGAATAGGTGGACTGCAAGACGACATCGACCCGAACTTCGTGGAGAACACAAAGAAGCTCTGCAAGTATCTGCGCCCGATGATTCAGGAATATCTCGACGTGTTTGGCGACAACGTCATCACACACCAGCGTTTCGTAGGCATCGGTACGATGGACGAAAAAGACTGTATCAGCTACGGCGTTACAGGTCCTGCAGGTCGTGCAAGCGGCTGGCGCAACGACGTTCGCAAGCATCACCCATACGCTGTTTACGACAAAGTGGACTTTGAAGAGGTGGTAATGACAGGCAGCGACTCTATGGACCGCTACTATTGCCACATCAAGGAGATGTATCAGAGCCTCGACATCATCGAGCAACTCATCGACAACATTCCCGAAGGCGACTTCTACATCAAGCAGAAGCCTATCATCAAGGTTCCAGAAGGCCAGTGGTACTTCTCTGTGGAAGGAGCAAGCGGCGAGTTTGGCGCATACCTCGACTCACGAGGCGACAAGAGTCCGTACCGCTTGAAGTTCCGTCCGATGGGCTTGACCTTGGTGGGTGCAATGGACAAGATGCTGAAAGGTCAGAAGATTGCCGACCTTGTAACAACAGGTGCAGCACTCGACTTTGTCATTCCCGACATCGACCGCTAA
- a CDS encoding outer membrane beta-barrel protein, with translation MKHLLLTLALISAVPAMAAEENDTTIHYANKQIVLSTDSVSLNVAVYNNDGSTLVKTKETSFVDGQEVERFFVSSPFVPVRKKSGRTFYGSLPDFYIGVNLLNGGKEMHSQDVKSLEWGTTFFQVGVGLNSSNTLGIVSGFQFGFVHNHFQTNYMLDDNDGTPIIVKNPAEKVKTSFIKYTYWKVPIMLEWRNLNPSKLVFLGLGCSFDIKGNIKSKYRINSKRYTVSRNLDTNPVGVNLEAYLGFKTFSLYAHYSLTKLMNSGPACHPFGIGVGLTL, from the coding sequence ATGAAACATCTGTTATTAACCTTAGCACTTATCTCGGCTGTGCCAGCAATGGCTGCCGAAGAAAACGACACGACTATCCACTACGCCAACAAGCAGATAGTGTTGAGCACGGACAGCGTATCGCTCAATGTGGCTGTCTACAACAACGACGGCAGCACACTCGTGAAGACCAAAGAGACAAGCTTCGTAGACGGTCAGGAAGTAGAACGCTTCTTCGTTTCCTCGCCCTTCGTGCCTGTCCGCAAGAAAAGTGGACGCACTTTCTACGGTAGCCTTCCCGACTTTTACATCGGTGTGAACCTGCTAAACGGAGGTAAGGAGATGCATAGCCAAGACGTAAAGTCGCTCGAATGGGGTACAACCTTCTTCCAAGTAGGTGTAGGCCTCAACAGTTCCAACACCTTAGGCATCGTGTCTGGTTTCCAATTTGGCTTTGTACACAACCACTTCCAAACTAATTATATGTTGGACGACAACGACGGAACGCCCATCATCGTAAAGAATCCAGCCGAGAAAGTAAAGACAAGCTTCATTAAATACACTTATTGGAAGGTGCCCATAATGCTTGAATGGAGAAATCTTAATCCGAGCAAACTTGTGTTCTTAGGCTTGGGTTGCTCGTTCGATATAAAAGGAAACATAAAGAGCAAATACCGCATTAACAGCAAACGCTATACCGTAAGCCGCAACTTAGACACCAATCCTGTGGGCGTAAACCTCGAAGCCTACTTGGGTTTCAAAACCTTTTCGCTCTACGCCCATTACAGTCTAACCAAGCTAATGAACAGCGGACCTGCTTGCCACCCATTCGGAATAGGTGTCGGTTTAACACTCTAA
- the nuoH gene encoding NADH-quinone oxidoreductase subunit NuoH: MFDFSIVTRWFDELLRHTLGLGDFGAILIECVVVGLAIIIGYAVLAIVLIFMERKVCAYFQCRIGPVRVGWWGTLQVLADVLKMLIKEIFTVDKADKLLYYLAPFLVIAASIGTFSFLPWNKGAEVLDFNVGIFLVTAISSIGVLGVFIAGWASNNKYSVLSAMRAAVQMISYELSLGICLISAVVLTRTMQISGIVEAQTGPWQWLIFQGHIPALLGFIVFCIAGNAEANRGPFDLAEAESELTAGYHTEYSGMGFGFYYLAEYLNLFVISGLAATIFLGGWAPINIGIEGFDALMNYIPGIVWFLGKTFVVVFLLMWIRWTFPRLRVDQILKLEWKYLMPLSLIILVLMTVCVAFGWTFTIA; this comes from the coding sequence ATGTTCGATTTTAGTATAGTAACAAGATGGTTCGACGAGCTGCTAAGGCACACCTTGGGGCTTGGCGATTTCGGTGCCATTCTTATCGAGTGTGTGGTAGTAGGCTTGGCAATTATCATTGGCTATGCCGTGCTTGCCATCGTGCTCATTTTTATGGAACGTAAGGTTTGTGCTTATTTCCAGTGCCGTATCGGTCCTGTCCGTGTAGGTTGGTGGGGTACGCTGCAAGTGCTTGCCGACGTGTTGAAAATGCTTATCAAGGAAATTTTCACCGTAGATAAAGCCGACAAGCTGCTTTACTACCTTGCACCTTTCCTCGTAATAGCAGCCTCAATCGGAACATTCTCGTTCCTTCCATGGAACAAGGGTGCGGAAGTGCTCGACTTCAACGTGGGAATCTTCCTTGTAACAGCCATCAGCTCTATCGGTGTGCTCGGCGTTTTCATCGCTGGCTGGGCAAGTAACAACAAGTACTCTGTCCTCTCTGCCATGCGTGCAGCAGTCCAAATGATTTCTTACGAACTCTCATTGGGCATCTGCCTTATCTCAGCCGTGGTACTTACGCGTACCATGCAGATATCTGGCATCGTTGAAGCACAGACCGGTCCATGGCAATGGCTCATCTTCCAAGGGCACATTCCTGCCCTGTTAGGCTTCATCGTGTTCTGTATTGCAGGTAACGCAGAGGCGAACCGTGGTCCGTTCGACCTTGCCGAAGCTGAGAGCGAACTTACTGCCGGCTATCACACAGAGTATAGCGGTATGGGCTTCGGTTTCTATTACTTGGCAGAATACCTCAATCTCTTTGTGATTTCAGGTCTTGCCGCAACTATCTTCCTTGGTGGTTGGGCACCTATTAATATAGGTATCGAAGGCTTCGACGCCCTTATGAACTATATTCCAGGCATCGTTTGGTTCCTCGGAAAGACCTTTGTTGTAGTATTCCTTCTTATGTGGATACGCTGGACATTCCCACGTCTGCGTGTAGACCAGATACTGAAGCTCGAATGGAAATACCTTATGCCACTCAGCCTCATCATCTTGGTGCTTATGACAGTGTGCGTGGCGTTCGGCTGGACCTTCACAATCGCATAA
- a CDS encoding NuoI/complex I 23 kDa subunit family protein: MEKKESYFGEIGSAFKTLATGLKTTMKEYFTPKSTEQYPENRKTTLHVAKRHRGRLVFKRDESENYKCVACLMCEKACPNGTIRIASEMREDPETGRKKRALLDYQYDLGDCMFCQLCVNACNFDAIEFTNDFENAVFDRSQLVLHLNEEVYKGGSLPNLIEGGADWEVGTFNTKTK, translated from the coding sequence ATGGAAAAAAAAGAATCATATTTCGGTGAAATAGGAAGTGCTTTTAAGACATTAGCTACTGGTTTGAAGACAACCATGAAGGAATACTTCACGCCAAAGTCTACCGAGCAGTATCCTGAAAACCGTAAGACAACACTCCACGTGGCAAAACGCCACCGCGGACGTTTGGTCTTTAAGCGTGATGAAAGCGAGAACTACAAATGCGTTGCTTGCCTTATGTGCGAAAAAGCCTGCCCTAACGGCACTATCCGCATAGCAAGCGAAATGCGCGAAGACCCCGAAACAGGTAGAAAGAAGCGTGCGCTGTTGGACTACCAGTACGACCTCGGCGACTGTATGTTCTGCCAATTATGTGTAAACGCCTGTAACTTCGATGCCATTGAGTTTACAAACGACTTCGAGAACGCTGTTTTCGACCGTTCGCAACTCGTGCTGCATCTGAACGAAGAGGTTTACAAAGGCGGCTCACTGCCTAACCTTATCGAGGGCGGAGCCGATTGGGAAGTTGGAACATTTAACACTAAAACCAAATAA
- a CDS encoding NADH-quinone oxidoreductase subunit J produces the protein MAKLIVFAILAVAILGSAVFCVSTKRIMRAATALLFVLFGVAGLYFLLDYTFLGAAQISIYAGGITVMYVFAIQLVSKRTLQGLSERWLGKRTLLAALIALVGVATVLGVFLKNKIFNELVSTNTSSTEVSMQVIGKNLMSADKYGYVLPFEFISVFLLACIIGGLVILNKQKKEEVEE, from the coding sequence ATGGCTAAATTAATTGTGTTTGCGATTTTGGCAGTAGCGATACTCGGTTCAGCAGTATTCTGCGTGTCTACAAAGCGCATCATGCGAGCTGCAACAGCATTGCTGTTCGTGCTCTTTGGCGTAGCAGGTCTTTATTTCCTGCTTGACTATACATTCCTTGGTGCTGCACAAATCAGCATTTACGCTGGCGGTATCACCGTGATGTATGTATTTGCTATCCAGCTGGTAAGCAAGCGAACGCTTCAGGGTTTGTCTGAAAGATGGCTCGGAAAGCGCACCCTTCTTGCAGCACTCATCGCATTGGTAGGCGTTGCCACAGTGTTAGGCGTGTTTCTGAAGAACAAGATTTTCAATGAATTGGTGTCTACCAACACATCAAGCACGGAAGTTTCAATGCAGGTTATCGGTAAAAACCTTATGAGTGCCGACAAGTATGGCTATGTATTGCCGTTCGAGTTCATCTCTGTTTTCTTGCTTGCGTGCATCATTGGCGGCTTGGTAATCTTGAATAAACAGAAAAAAGAGGAGGTAGAAGAATGA
- a CDS encoding RNA polymerase sigma factor: MEIETFNQMVMNLRSRLLRVAATLEGGDVEAEDFVQETFLRLWTMRQRLDSHPNVEALATKIVKGIAIDHWRHRQLECAEGEHPKELATEQGSNATKDDMELIRLIVDHLPPLQRQIFRLKDIDGYENEEIAKICGCTPEALRQNLSRARRRIQKEFIRLTTGGNKICK, translated from the coding sequence ATGGAAATAGAAACATTCAACCAAATGGTGATGAACCTGCGCAGCCGACTGCTCAGAGTGGCAGCAACGCTGGAGGGTGGAGATGTTGAAGCCGAAGATTTCGTGCAAGAAACATTCCTCCGTCTGTGGACTATGCGCCAGCGGTTGGACAGCCACCCCAACGTCGAGGCGTTGGCAACGAAGATTGTCAAGGGCATAGCCATCGACCATTGGCGACACAGACAACTCGAATGTGCGGAGGGCGAACACCCAAAAGAACTCGCCACGGAGCAAGGCAGCAACGCCACAAAAGACGATATGGAACTGATACGGCTGATTGTAGACCATCTGCCACCGCTTCAACGGCAAATCTTCCGACTCAAGGACATAGACGGATACGAGAACGAAGAGATAGCAAAAATATGCGGTTGCACGCCCGAAGCACTCCGTCAGAACCTGTCGAGAGCACGGCGACGCATTCAGAAAGAGTTTATAAGACTGACAACAGGAGGAAACAAGATATGCAAATAG
- a CDS encoding NADH-quinone oxidoreductase subunit A, which produces MYFTLLITVFITAAFLVVAAYVTAKLLGPRSYNPTKGEPYECGIPTYGTSWLPMHVGYYLFAILFLMFDVETVFLYPWAVVVNTYGVLALATIGFFMLVLVFGLAYAWRKGALEWK; this is translated from the coding sequence ATGTATTTTACACTTTTAATCACCGTCTTCATTACGGCAGCCTTTTTGGTTGTTGCAGCTTATGTTACTGCAAAACTGTTGGGCCCCCGTTCTTACAATCCGACGAAAGGTGAACCTTACGAGTGTGGTATTCCTACCTACGGCACGTCTTGGTTGCCGATGCACGTGGGCTACTACTTGTTTGCAATCCTTTTCCTGATGTTCGACGTTGAAACTGTTTTCCTCTACCCTTGGGCAGTTGTGGTGAACACTTACGGCGTTTTGGCATTGGCAACGATTGGATTTTTTATGTTGGTGTTGGTTTTTGGCTTGGCTTATGCTTGGCGGAAAGGAGCGCTTGAATGGAAATAA
- a CDS encoding NADH-quinone oxidoreductase subunit B codes for MEIRKPKIKALPYEEWKDNDTLEKMANDLNDGGTNLVLGNLDQLINWGRSNSLWSLTFATSCCGIEFMAVGCARYDFSRFGFEVTRNSPRQADLIMCAGTITNKMAPALKRLYDQMAEPKYVIAVGGCAISGGPFKDSYHVMRGIDEIIPVDVYIPGCPPRPEAIIYGMMQLQRKVKVEKFFGGANHKQTAEESLLGKSNQALIFENKLGISAEEIKEKREAEWEAEHKPAPKPARPAAAKPAAAEPKKDTIVVDKPVTKEDVEKLGKELDKLNEAEAKQEPTDNNTAAN; via the coding sequence ATGGAAATAAGAAAACCGAAAATTAAGGCTTTGCCCTACGAGGAGTGGAAGGACAACGACACCTTGGAGAAGATGGCAAACGACCTGAACGATGGAGGTACGAACCTTGTGTTGGGCAATCTCGACCAGCTCATAAACTGGGGACGTAGCAACTCGCTGTGGTCGCTCACTTTTGCTACATCTTGCTGTGGCATTGAGTTCATGGCAGTGGGCTGTGCGCGCTACGACTTCTCTCGTTTTGGATTTGAAGTAACCCGTAACTCGCCACGTCAGGCAGACTTGATTATGTGTGCAGGTACCATAACGAACAAGATGGCACCTGCATTGAAACGTCTGTACGACCAGATGGCAGAGCCTAAATACGTGATTGCCGTAGGTGGTTGCGCCATTTCGGGCGGACCTTTCAAGGACAGCTACCACGTAATGCGTGGCATCGACGAGATTATTCCAGTCGATGTTTACATTCCCGGCTGCCCTCCACGCCCCGAAGCCATCATATACGGTATGATGCAGTTGCAGAGAAAAGTGAAGGTTGAGAAATTCTTCGGTGGTGCAAACCACAAGCAAACAGCAGAGGAGAGTTTGCTCGGCAAGAGTAACCAGGCACTTATCTTCGAGAACAAGCTGGGCATTTCAGCCGAAGAAATCAAAGAGAAGCGCGAGGCTGAATGGGAAGCGGAACACAAGCCCGCACCCAAACCTGCACGCCCTGCCGCTGCAAAGCCTGCTGCAGCAGAGCCAAAGAAGGACACCATCGTTGTAGACAAGCCTGTTACGAAAGAAGATGTAGAAAAGTTAGGCAAGGAATTGGACAAGCTGAACGAAGCTGAAGCGAAACAAGAACCTACCGACAACAATACAGCAGCTAACTAA
- a CDS encoding DUF4172 domain-containing protein: MNSKYMWQDTDLCNITWQDSAFSSLLSEVNLLRGKLLGRLSLFGFKEQSDFMLNALTEETVHSSAIEGERLNSDSVRSSVAKQLGLEYEGLPKTDHYTEGVVQVMVDATQHFDEPINEERLFRWHSALFPTGHSGMYKITVGNWRQGEEPMQVVSGAMGRQKVHYEAPPSSEVPQMMQRFFEWIEGDAPAIDPLVKAAVAHLWFLTIHPFDDGNGRLCRTVTEMLLSRADDTSQRYYSLSSEILNHRKDYYAQLEKAQHGKADITEWITWFLHTLRSALNVALEKTENTIRKVRFWDKHKDLKLNERQRKVLNMLLDGFEGKLNSSKWYKINHCSQDTAIRDLNNLVDKKVLRKSDEGGRSTNYELTT, from the coding sequence ATGAACAGTAAATACATGTGGCAAGATACCGACTTGTGCAACATAACTTGGCAAGACAGTGCTTTCAGCAGCCTTCTTTCCGAAGTGAATTTGCTTCGTGGAAAGCTGCTGGGCAGGCTTTCCCTGTTTGGCTTTAAAGAGCAGTCTGACTTTATGTTGAACGCCTTGACCGAAGAAACTGTTCATTCATCAGCGATAGAAGGCGAAAGGCTCAACAGCGACAGTGTGCGCTCTTCGGTTGCCAAACAGTTAGGCTTGGAATACGAAGGACTGCCCAAGACCGACCATTACACAGAAGGCGTGGTGCAGGTTATGGTAGATGCAACCCAGCATTTCGACGAACCTATCAACGAAGAAAGGCTATTTCGCTGGCATTCGGCTCTGTTTCCTACGGGGCATAGCGGTATGTACAAAATAACGGTAGGCAACTGGCGGCAAGGCGAAGAGCCTATGCAGGTGGTATCGGGGGCTATGGGACGGCAGAAAGTTCACTACGAAGCACCACCGAGCAGCGAGGTTCCGCAGATGATGCAGCGCTTTTTTGAATGGATAGAGGGCGATGCGCCTGCCATAGACCCATTGGTAAAGGCAGCTGTTGCCCACCTATGGTTTCTCACCATTCACCCTTTCGACGATGGCAACGGGCGACTGTGCCGCACCGTAACAGAAATGTTGCTGTCGAGAGCCGACGACACTTCCCAAAGATATTACAGCCTTTCTTCAGAAATACTCAATCACCGAAAGGACTACTATGCACAATTGGAAAAGGCACAGCACGGCAAAGCAGACATCACGGAATGGATAACGTGGTTTCTCCACACGCTACGCAGTGCCTTGAATGTTGCGCTTGAAAAGACCGAAAACACCATTCGGAAAGTCCGTTTCTGGGATAAACACAAAGACTTGAAGCTGAACGAGCGACAAAGAAAAGTGCTCAATATGCTCCTCGATGGCTTCGAAGGCAAACTGAACTCTTCCAAATGGTACAAAATAAACCATTGTTCGCAAGACACAGCCATAAGAGATTTGAACAACCTTGTAGACAAAAAGGTGCTACGGAAAAGCGATGAGGGCGGGCGCAGCACCAACTATGAACTAACGACATAA
- the nuoK gene encoding NADH-quinone oxidoreductase subunit NuoK, whose protein sequence is MIPVEYFFVLSGLLFFIGVFGFVTRRNLVAMLISIELVLNSVDLNFAAFNRLLYPDGYEGMFFTIFSIGVSAAESAVALAIIINVYRHLHSDQVNSIENMKL, encoded by the coding sequence ATGATACCAGTAGAATATTTTTTCGTCCTTAGCGGACTGTTGTTTTTTATTGGAGTCTTTGGCTTTGTAACCCGACGCAACCTTGTTGCAATGCTTATCTCCATCGAGTTAGTTCTCAATAGCGTAGACCTTAACTTTGCAGCTTTCAATCGTTTGCTCTATCCAGATGGATACGAAGGTATGTTCTTCACAATCTTCTCTATCGGTGTGAGTGCAGCTGAATCTGCGGTTGCGTTAGCTATTATTATTAATGTTTACCGACATCTGCACAGCGACCAGGTGAACAGTATTGAAAATATGAAATTATAA
- a CDS encoding Fic family protein, whose amino-acid sequence MASIQEKLAESLKVLKDYQDSHNNMIIRGYSVLGDTHTKRLLENGYLQPIIKGWYMPSFPGNEGDTTVWYASYWQFIAAYANGRFGNDWCLTAEESLSFHAGETTCPSQLIIKATKANNNIIKLKFGDSLMDISAALPKNVYVEPRYGIRLYTLAEALVFCTPQYFISDALNAITCLSQLTDASEIIKIVADEGNTTRASRICGALRNMGKGDMADEISSFMQRLGYKLREEDPFKEKSPLIDTIQSPYSVRTALMWTEMKKQIQSLDLKFQVSSTDKDIVLANMETNYIKDSYHSLSIEGYRVTEELIEKVRDGNWNPTDNERDTEQKNALAARGYYQAFEAVKESVGTILTNNNAGETVANDFDKWHFELFQPCITAGIIKPSDLVGYRNHQVYIRNSKHTPLSPDAVRAVMPTFCELLAKEEDAFVRAILGHFFFVYIHPYMDGNGRTARFIMNTMLVTAGLPWTIIPVEKRKDYMSALEKASVERDISDFAKFIHTLISKAQVEL is encoded by the coding sequence ATGGCAAGTATACAGGAAAAATTAGCTGAATCTCTGAAGGTGTTGAAAGATTATCAAGACAGTCATAACAATATGATTATCAGAGGATATTCTGTGCTTGGCGATACGCATACCAAACGTCTGTTGGAAAACGGATATCTGCAGCCAATCATCAAGGGGTGGTATATGCCGTCGTTCCCAGGGAATGAGGGCGACACTACCGTATGGTATGCTTCTTACTGGCAATTTATAGCTGCATACGCCAACGGTCGCTTTGGTAACGATTGGTGCCTGACGGCAGAGGAATCGCTCTCTTTCCATGCGGGCGAAACTACCTGCCCTTCCCAATTGATAATCAAAGCTACGAAAGCAAACAACAATATAATAAAGTTGAAGTTCGGAGATTCGCTGATGGATATCTCTGCTGCTCTTCCAAAGAATGTATATGTTGAACCGAGATACGGTATTCGCCTATACACATTGGCGGAAGCTTTGGTTTTCTGCACACCACAGTATTTCATCTCAGATGCCTTGAATGCGATAACATGCTTATCTCAATTGACAGATGCTTCCGAAATCATCAAGATTGTAGCAGACGAAGGCAACACAACCAGAGCTTCGCGTATCTGCGGAGCTTTAAGGAATATGGGCAAGGGAGATATGGCAGATGAAATAAGTTCTTTTATGCAGCGACTGGGATATAAACTTCGTGAAGAAGACCCATTTAAGGAAAAATCGCCTCTCATCGACACAATACAATCGCCCTATTCTGTCAGAACGGCTCTTATGTGGACGGAAATGAAAAAGCAAATTCAGTCTTTAGACTTAAAGTTCCAAGTTAGCTCTACTGATAAGGACATTGTTCTTGCCAATATGGAAACCAACTATATAAAGGACTCCTATCATTCTCTTTCTATAGAAGGCTATCGCGTAACAGAAGAACTCATAGAGAAAGTAAGAGACGGCAACTGGAATCCAACAGATAACGAAAGGGATACTGAACAGAAGAATGCACTTGCAGCTCGAGGCTACTATCAGGCTTTCGAAGCAGTGAAGGAAAGCGTAGGGACGATTTTAACGAATAACAACGCTGGTGAGACTGTTGCAAATGATTTTGACAAATGGCATTTCGAACTATTTCAACCGTGTATCACAGCAGGCATCATCAAGCCATCGGACCTTGTCGGATACCGCAATCATCAAGTGTATATTCGAAACTCGAAGCACACACCATTAAGTCCTGATGCTGTCAGAGCTGTTATGCCCACGTTCTGTGAACTGCTCGCCAAAGAGGAAGATGCCTTCGTCCGAGCTATACTTGGTCATTTCTTCTTCGTCTATATCCATCCTTATATGGACGGCAATGGACGAACAGCGCGCTTCATTATGAACACAATGCTTGTTACTGCTGGTTTGCCATGGACTATTATTCCTGTAGAGAAACGCAAGGACTATATGTCAGCACTCGAGAAAGCAAGCGTTGAAAGAGACATCTCCGACTTTGCCAAATTCATACATACACTCATAAGCAAGGCGCAAGTTGAGCTTTAA